GGGCCAGCAACACTTGCGCCAGACCGCGCTCGATGCCTTCGCTGCCCTGCTTCATGTTTTCAGCGGTTGGCGCATCGCGACCTGCGGCGCGAATGGCTGGCAGATCCTGCAACGCCAGAAGGTTTTCGCTCAAACTTTTCCGATAAGCCCCTTCGGCCTCGCGCATTTTGCCGGCCATCGAAAAATAATCGCCACGCGCCTTTTCAAAGGACGACAACCAGAAGTGCGACCAGGTAGACCAGCCACGACCATTCCGCAAACCGAGCAGCACCGACTCCAGCTTGGCCAGGTTTTGCTGGGCCATTTCGAAGTCGCCCAATTGCGATGCCAGGCTGACGATCTGGCTGTAGGCTCCGGTCAATTGCCCTTGCGACGATTGAGGCACTTGCTTGATCGCCTCTAGCGAATAATGCTGCGCCGCCAGGAAGTTGCCTCCCTGGCGCTCGGCCATCGCCAGCGCCCGCATCGCACGAGCGTATTCCGGCGCCCCCGTCTGGCCATACTCGACGGCCAGACGAAAGTCGCTGATCTGTTGCTGAACCTGCCCCAGTTCCGCGGCAGCCTGGCCGCGTTTCCAGTAGAAATCGAACAGGGCGGCACGTTCGGAAGTTTCGGGCGGACGCGCCTCGGCTGCGCTGCGTAACTGACGGACCAGATCGTCATGCTGGCGATAGTCGGCCAACATCCGGGTGATGTCATTGATCGAACGGGGCGGCGGACGCACGGCAAGCTCGTCGATTTCAGCACTGACTGACGGCTCACCGGCATTAGCAGCGAGGGATACGGCCAGAAGCGTCGCAATCAAACAGCGATGATAGAATCGTTCCCCAAGCATTTTGCCTCTCCTAGGCGCCGTCACTCTGGCAGCTTAACCTTCGAAAAGAATCCAATGCAAGCCGATCAACCGCTCGTTTTCGCCCCTTTCAACAAGCTTTCCGATGAAGCCTGCCAGGAACGCATTCGCGTTGCCCGTGCCAAGCTTGGCAAGAAGGCTGTCATTCTCGGCCACCACTATCAGCGGGCCGATGTTTATCAACACGCAGACCTGACCGGCGACTCGCTCAAACTGTCGCGCCTGGCCTCCCAGACGGATTCCGAATACGTCATTTTCTGCGGCGTGCATTTCATGGCCGAAGTCGCCGACATCATGACCGCCGCCAACCAGACCGCCATCCTGCCCGACCTCGCCGCCGGCTGTTCGATGGCCGACATGGCCAACCTGGCCAAGGTTGAACGCTGCTGGCGCGAACTCGGTGAAATCCTGAACGCCGAAGAGGAAGTGACACCGGTCACCTACATCAATTCAGCGGCCGACCTGAAAGCCTTTTGCGGTGAACACGGCGGCATCGTATGCACCTCGTCGAATGCAGGCACCATCGCCAAATGGGCTTTCGAACGCCGTCCGAAAGTTCTGTTTTTCCCCGATCAGCATCTCGGTCGCTGGACGGGCCATCAGATGGGCTTTGCCATGGACGAAATGGTTGTCTGGGACCCGGACCTGGAATACGGCGGCCTGACACCGGCGCAGATCAAGAAAGCCCGCATCCTGCTGTGGAAAGGCCACTGCTCGGTGCATCAGATGTTCCAGAAATCGCATATCGACGCCTTCCGCGCCAAATACCCGGAAGGCAAGGTCATCGCCCACCCAGAGTGCAACTTCGAAGTTTGTGCCGCCTCTGATTACGTCGGCTCGACTGAACACATTGTCAAAACCATCAAGGAAGCGCCGGAAGGGACCCGCTGGCTGGTCGGCACCGAGTTGAATCTGGTTGATCGCCTGGCCAGCGAAGTCCTGCCACAAAACAAGATTGTCCAGTTCATGGCCACCACGATCTGCATGTGCTCGACGATGCAGCGCATCGACCCGCAACACCTGGCCTGGACACTGGAAAACCTGGCGGAAGGCAAGATTGTGAACGCCATCAAGGTTCCCGAACACGAAGCCAAACTGGCCAGGCTGGCACTTGACCGGATGCTGGCCATTTCCTGAGCCCAAAAGCCCCGGCCCTTTGTCCGACAAGCGTTTCCGGAACAGGGGCCGGGTCTTGAAAAGTGAGGGACAGCATTGCCGACACAGAAATTTTACGGTTTAATATTCTATTGTCATAAAGCCCTCGCAATTTGTTTCTAGTTCGCATCCTTCTGTTTTTTGCCGCGCTGACGGCTGCAGCATTCTCCGAAGCTACACCGGCTGTCGCGCTTTACTACGGTCGACAGACACCGCTCAGCGATTTCCGCGCCTTTGACATTGTCGTTGTCGAGCCGGATCACGGGCATGAACCGAAGCGCTACGCTCGCCCGGACAGCGAGTTGTACGCCTACGTCTCGGTCGCCGAGGTCCAGGCCAGCCGGCCCTACTACAAGGCCATCCCTGAAAACTGGAAAATGGCCCGGAACGGTGACTGGAACTCCGTCGTCATTGACCAGACACCGGCCGAATGGCCCGAGTTCTTTGCCGAACAGGTAATTGCCCCGCTCTGGGTGCGAGGCTATCGCGGGTTCTTCCTCGACACGCTGGACTCTTACCGACTAGCCAGAAATTTCGATGAAGCCGCCCAGCAGGCCGGCCTGGTTCGGGTCATTGAAACATTGCACAAACGCTTTCCGGGCATACAACTGATCCTGAACCGGGGTTTCGAGATCGTGCCGAAAGTCCGCGATAAAATCCGCATGGTGGCTGCCGAGTCGATTTTTCAGGGCTGGAATGCCACCAATCAGCGTTACGAACCGGTCAAGCCCGCCGATCGCGAGTGGCTGCTGACGCAATTGCAGACAATTCGCCAACGCGACGGCCTGGAGATTCTGGCCATCGACTACGTCGCCCCTCACGACCGTGCGCTCAGCCGCGAAACAGCCGAACGCATCAAGGCGCTAGGCTTTATTCCCTGGGTTGCTGACAGCAATCTTGAAAGTATCGGGATTGGCATGATCGAAGCCGTTCCACGCCGCATCGCGATGATTTACGACAGTGCCGAGTCACCTGCGCTTAACTACGCCAATGCGCATCGCTTCCTGCAAATGCCAATCAACCATCTTGGCTACATCGTCGACTATGTCGATGCTCGCAAGCCACTGCCCGAACAGATTCGGCCAGATCGCTACGCCGGTATAGTCACCTGGATATCCGGACAACTTCCAGACACCCAAGGTCGGGCCCTGTCCCGCTGGCTGCTCAACCGCATCGATGCGGGCTTGAGGCTGGCCATCATTGGAGATTTCGGTTTTCCTGTCGAGCCGTCGCTTGCCAGCCGTCTTGGCCTGAAACTGCAATCCGGAAGCGTCTCAGGCACGCTCTGCATTGTCCGCCAGCACCCGATGCTTGGTTTCGAGGCAAAGCCCTTGCCAAATCGAACCGGACTGACTCCCATCCGCCTGGCTGACAAGCAGGCTGAAACATTGATCGAACTGCAAGACGCCAAACAGCAAATTTTCACAGGCGGCGCACTGACTCGCTGGGGTGGTTTCATTCTCGATCCATTCGCCCTGATCGAAGTACCCGGCACCGAACAGGCTCGCTGGGTCATCGACCCCTTCAGATTTCTGAAGGAAAGCTTGCAACTCCCCGTCCTGCCGGCCCCTGATGTCACCACGGAAAATGGCCGACGCCTGTTTTTCTCGCACATCGACGGCGACGGTTTTCCATCGCTGGCCGAATTCCCGGGCAGCCCGCCGGCTGCCGAGGTTTTGCTTAAGGAAATTCTGGAAAAATATCGCGTCCCGACCACGGTTTCGGTCATCGAGTCGGAAGTCTCGCCCGAGGGACTTCACCCGAAACAAAGCCCGCAACTGGAAGACATTGCCCGGCGTATGTTCCGGCTGCCCCACGTCGAGATTGCCAGCCATACGTTTGCCCACCCGTTTCTCTGGGACCACAGCGTCAAGCATGGCGTCTTCAAGGATGGCAAGGAGGAGTACTACCATCTGAATGTCCCCGGCTACCGTTTTGACCTTGACCGGGAAATCGTCGGCTCGATGAATTACATCCGCCAGCGCCTGGCACCGCCGGACAAGCCGGTGCGCATCCTGCTCTGGTCCGGCG
The sequence above is drawn from the Dechloromonas sp. TW-R-39-2 genome and encodes:
- the nadA gene encoding quinolinate synthase NadA, whose amino-acid sequence is MQADQPLVFAPFNKLSDEACQERIRVARAKLGKKAVILGHHYQRADVYQHADLTGDSLKLSRLASQTDSEYVIFCGVHFMAEVADIMTAANQTAILPDLAAGCSMADMANLAKVERCWRELGEILNAEEEVTPVTYINSAADLKAFCGEHGGIVCTSSNAGTIAKWAFERRPKVLFFPDQHLGRWTGHQMGFAMDEMVVWDPDLEYGGLTPAQIKKARILLWKGHCSVHQMFQKSHIDAFRAKYPEGKVIAHPECNFEVCAASDYVGSTEHIVKTIKEAPEGTRWLVGTELNLVDRLASEVLPQNKIVQFMATTICMCSTMQRIDPQHLAWTLENLAEGKIVNAIKVPEHEAKLARLALDRMLAIS
- a CDS encoding bifunctional glycoside hydrolase 114/ polysaccharide deacetylase family protein, which encodes MFLVRILLFFAALTAAAFSEATPAVALYYGRQTPLSDFRAFDIVVVEPDHGHEPKRYARPDSELYAYVSVAEVQASRPYYKAIPENWKMARNGDWNSVVIDQTPAEWPEFFAEQVIAPLWVRGYRGFFLDTLDSYRLARNFDEAAQQAGLVRVIETLHKRFPGIQLILNRGFEIVPKVRDKIRMVAAESIFQGWNATNQRYEPVKPADREWLLTQLQTIRQRDGLEILAIDYVAPHDRALSRETAERIKALGFIPWVADSNLESIGIGMIEAVPRRIAMIYDSAESPALNYANAHRFLQMPINHLGYIVDYVDARKPLPEQIRPDRYAGIVTWISGQLPDTQGRALSRWLLNRIDAGLRLAIIGDFGFPVEPSLASRLGLKLQSGSVSGTLCIVRQHPMLGFEAKPLPNRTGLTPIRLADKQAETLIELQDAKQQIFTGGALTRWGGFILDPFALIEVPGTEQARWVIDPFRFLKESLQLPVLPAPDVTTENGRRLFFSHIDGDGFPSLAEFPGSPPAAEVLLKEILEKYRVPTTVSVIESEVSPEGLHPKQSPQLEDIARRMFRLPHVEIASHTFAHPFLWDHSVKHGVFKDGKEEYYHLNVPGYRFDLDREIVGSMNYIRQRLAPPDKPVRILLWSGDTAPGADALEITERSGFLNMNGGDTSITRSNPSLTAVGALGIQKNGYLQVYAPITNENIYTNLWRGPYYGFERVTESFEMTESPRRLKPVDIYYHTYSASKPAGVKALHRVFAWTQTQSLHPVFASEYMTKVQDFHTLAIAREGQGWRVRGDGRLRTLRLPTEMFPDMASAQGVAGHTPGRDGNYLHLTDGSAWFAGRNTPEKQPYLFDANGRISHWQQTSGPGKLRLSFQLKAHQALDFRLANVAACRIDINGKSVTPDRTETLATIPVTRFRLKDAAAKIEISCAAS